The DNA window TGTTCTTCATGGATATTGTTAATTCATCTCACGTTTACGCAACTGGAGGAACATCTGTGAATGAATTGTGGTCAGAACCGAACAGATTGGCGAGCACATTGGGGAATGATAATGAAGAATCTTGTACAACTTACAACATGCTTAAGATTTCTCGAAACTTGTTTAGATGGACTAAGGAAATGGCGTATGCTGATTATTACGAGAGAGCTCTTACTAATGGTGTCATGAGTATTCAAAGGGGAAGAGAACCTGGTGTTATGATTTATTTGCTTCCACTTGGTCCTGGTTCTTCAAAGGCTACAACTTCTCATGGATGGGGAAACCAGTTTGATTCTTTCTGGTGCTGTTATGGAACAGGTctgtttatttttcttctttttttctcaaGATTCTCCATTGATTTTGATTGATGTTTTCTTGTTATTTGAAAGGGATTGAATCGTTTTCAAAGCTTGGCGACTCGATTTACTTTGAGGAAGGAGGAGATATTCCAGGtctttatataattcaatacaTATCTAGTTCAATCAATTGGAGATCAGGACAAATCATGTTAACACAGAAAGTACAACGCTTCGCTTCCTTCGATCCACACCTTCGAGTAACACTAACCGCATCGAAGGTGGTGACATTCTTTGGCTGTAATTACTCGATGTTTTTCGTcaataaacactaaaaatcttaTGATTACAGTGCAGAGCAGGGGTTGAATCAACTTTCCATTTGCGCATACCTTCTTGGTCTTATTTCTACGGTTCTAAGGCATTATTAAATGAAGAGAACTTAGCTTTACCATCACCAGGTCtgttcatattttaatttttacaatctAATTGAATTGTGACTTACAAACAAACATTGGTGCAGGTAAGTTTCTATCAATAACTAGGAAGTGGAAGTCTGGTGATAAGATTACTCTTGAACTTCCATTTGGTCTAAGAACAGAGGCGATTAAAGGTAATAATAATTAGATGAGTGTAAAGCTCTGAATTTTAATCCACACCCGCTAATAACAATGATAACCTCTTCACTGGGATGTTTGATTTTTGTTGATTGAAGATGATCGGCCCGAGTATTCATCTCTTCAGGCTGTGTTATACGGTCCTTATCTTCTAGCCGGGTTAAGCAATGGCGATTCAGATATAAAAACAAGCAAAATGGCATCTCTTTCAGATTGGATAACTCCAATTCCAATAACCTACAATTCACAGCTAATTTCCCTATCTCAACAATCAGGAGACACAACATTCGTATTCACAAACTCAAACGACACAATCACCCTGGAGAAATACCCATCTCCGGGAACAGACGCAGCCGTCCACGCCACTTTCCGACTGATCAGGACAGACTCAAAGATTTCATCAGGAAAAGCAGCCATCGGAAAATACGTGATGCTGGAGCCAATGGATTTTCCGGGGAAGTTGGTGGCGCAAAGGGGTGCAGGGGAAGAGTTAGTGGTTGCGGATTATGGGGTGAAAGGAGGGACTGTGTTTCATATGGTTGAAGGGCTTGGTGGGGATATGGAGACGGTTTCACTTGAATCTGATAGTGAAAGAGGGTGTTTTGTGCTTAGGACTGGTTCGGATATAACTCTGAGTTGCAGGTCTAACTTGGGTGATTTGAAATCGGTTCATGCTTTTGAAGAGGCTGCAAGTTTTAAGATGGAAGGTGGGATAAGTGAGTATCATCCGGTTAGCTTTGTAGCTAAAGGGGCTAATAGGAACTTTCTTCTTTCACCTTTGTTTAACTTGAGAGATGAATCCTATACTGTCTATTTCAATGTTCATTCTTGAATAATGTGATAAGCTCAAAGCTTTGTGTAATTTTTAGGGTATAAAAGAAGAGTATCATtagtaataaataaactatttcaatatccttcatatattatatagtttttattttacagTTACTTAAACTATAAACAATCATGATCTAAGTTAAGGTTTAATATTATATGGACCAATGTGAAGCTTTactcaataaataatttataagggGTTCCAAAagtttttaatagaaaatagaCCACTCCGGatccaattatttatttagctatcaaatttatttgataaactaACAAATAAAGACATAGACATTATTAATGGTTAAGATATATAATAAGGGTAATGGTTATTTTGGAAATGCTGAATTGATATTTGAGATTTGAAGTTGGGTATGTGGTTATTTAATGTTTTCTTATAAATGAACACATATCTTctaattttaacataataattttattttttaaataatttatcacatttgtaaaaataaaataataataatttttttttccaattattcacacaaaaaaaatacatttttaagaCATTCAAACTATATTCGacaattttaaacatatatatctaaaaaaacatactcaatttaaaacacaaatacgtCCAAATGATTAATCATACACAAAGTTATGTAAAATAGACTAGGAATCTGAGTTGGGatgagtttgaaattttttagagTGGACTTAAGAACTAACGAGAAAATTAtggataaatgtaagttttataaaatttttaataactaGATAAACAATCCgtgaattaaattgatttttttaagaaaatagagtgtaatgtcacatttttatcgtaaataataataatatatattttttccggGTGGGCCGAGCCCTACATAGATCCTCCCCTGTTAtgaagttttttgaaaaaacaaataccaaatttatctcttttcaaaTTTGCTCAAATAGTTTATAAGATTATACATccttttatttatcaaaacaaaCTTCGACAAATTAGAATACGTAAATATTGAAAACAAtacacaatttaaaaaatacgtcaaatatgtttttcaatatcatttttttaaaagcgtaataaattaattagataaacaaaaatGACACAATAAATAAGAAGACaaacatttttgtttatttaagaaaaacatcaaatagatacaattttaataattcgaACCTCGTATAAcacaattcaaaattcaaagttcaaactcaactttataaaattaacttaagtTCGAGTGTTAAATAATAATCGaggttatataataatatatattctgtagatataaaatatgtaatttaatataatatttaggGCAAATTACCTGGGCGCCCTCGAACTATCTCAATCGCTCACTTTTGGTCCTCAAACTATTTTTTGAAACAGATCGctccttcaacttttataaaggtcaccCGTGCCCTTCCGTCAAATTTTTAGTTAAACCTaacggtttaagtttaaaatattatttttttatatattatctttaatcttatattttatatttatatatataaattttatataattattaaattttttatacaataaataaataatatatatattatttatttatatatatatatatataatttatatatattatctttaactaatttatatataatatttatataatatatattttaaaaaataatttaagtgttaaaagtatttgagtagttgtttcaattacttttaatcttttaaattattttgtaaaatatatattctataaattatatatatatatatatatatatatatatatatatatatatatatatatataattaatgattagggataatccatataatttatttttaaactttgttttatatatattaaaaataatttattaaaagtaattgtaaccttctaactactcaaatacttttaacacttaaattattttttaaaatatatattatataaatattatatataaattagttaaagataatatatataaattatatatatatatataaataaataatatatattatttatttattatataaaagatttaataattatataaaatttaataataatatatatataatattatatataagcgatttaataattatatatatataaatataaaatataagactaaagataatatataaaaaaacaatattttaaacttaaaccgttAGGTTTAACCAAAATGTTGACGGAAGGGCCACTtgtgacctttataaaagttgaaggggcgatttgtttcaaaaattaatttgaaggccaaaagtgagcgattGAGATAGTTTGAGGGTCGCCTAGATAATTTGCCCTAATATTTATGGTTTagagtttaataatttttgacaTTATATTAGAACtaaaaattttaatcttttaatggCTCAATTATTAGTTACTTTAGTCGGGTGAATTCCTTCTACCTATGTTTCtaataaattttctaattatattaatgacctctctaaatcattaattaagtcattaattatatattttttaaactcaataattactttattttataaatatataatatatataattaatattaataatatttaattaataatttaaattaaaattttatataaatattataaattaaaataaaatattaaacataaatgaatattGAAAGGTGGGAATAAACATAATGTAGATTTATACATAGATTTTGCTTGTTTGGAAATTAGGGTAGATATAATTTTTCTTGTTTACATATTCTGGGAGGTTGTTTGACATCCAACTTAGATTAGAAACAATATATTGAATCATGTTACAATTTATCGATActttatgaaatttgaaaataCGAGTTTAATCCAATTCTTAATAATCATATCGGACGTTTTCACTTGCaaataattgagaaatataTGGTGTTTTAATTACTGATTAAGACAGAAGAAAAAACCTGGTAAAAAAGATCAAAGTTTGCTTATTCGAACTGAaagtttgttttaattaatgatgttggacaactatttggatcatatgTTTAAtccatctcgatcatgtttgatcaaaatcaaaattttcaaaaataattgaaattttgatttcttgaattggtcaaaatgaacaaccaatgttcttatgaataattgaaattttgactTCATAGAAGCTGCTTCGTTGTAGACAGGCCAATCGATCGTCTGACCTACGCATGATATCTAAAAATATAGCACAATGATTTCCAAATGAACATCCTGCAAAATCGAAGAAAGTACCTAGACGTCATTCTCCGACAATACGAAGAAGTCCAAGGAAAATGAAGTAGAGGAAGACGCTAGCGTTGGAACAGACTATACCTGGACCTAAAGCCTGTTATCTCCGTCAAgtacttttttttctcttttagacactttctataaaatatcaacaagagagTCTTGTTTGTAACAAACTATGCGAGTATGTGAATACAACAACTCTATGTTTGTTTAAATCGAATCACAAAAAGAGATGCTCACTCTTTAGGATTCATTTTACATGCATATGCATATGAATTTGCACTTATACTTTGTTACATCTGCAAACCCTCACCTCTTTCTCTTCGCAACAGTCCACGATTACGGCAAACCGACATGTCCCCAGAAAGAGATATCAAAAACCGGACGTTTTATACGCCACCAGATGGCCGAAGAACCCTCCGTACCTGAATTGGTCTCTACGACTGAATTCAAAGAAATGAAGGAAACCCTACAACATGTAACAGAGCAACTTGCGTTGATCACAACTTCTTTATCTAATTAGAAAATTCTGTCTACATCCTAGAACATACCTCCTTCTCCTTGTTTTCTTAACTAGCCAATCCCAGTTATGTTCACTCCCATTAACTTCGTCCTACTGGTCAAAAATCTCAGTAAGAAGTCTCTCTCTATGAAGACTCCAAAGAAGATATCGACCTAACTAACACATGTACAACATGAGGAAGTAATCAACCCCCTAGAttcacaagaaaaataaattctaatggCTGACTAACCACCACTAATGGAATACGAATGCCAAATGGCTCAAGTTCAAGCTATGTAGGCAGAGATGCAAGCCTAGCTAAACAAGTTAGCTAAGGGCAAAAACTTTGAAGAACATCATGACTGGAAAGATTTTATGAAATCTGTCGAACGAGTAGTTATTTCGATAGGCGTCAAGCTTCCAACACGGTCTAAGTACATAGGAAAAAGCGATCCGTCtatctttttcaaaatgtacgCTTCTGCAATGACTCAATTGTGACTCGGAAAACCAACTATTCTCTACCTATTTCCCCAGTACCTCGATGATGCTGCTCTACGCTGATATCACCATCAAAAGATAGTCTATCTATTGAGTATAGAGGAACTAACTGCATCATCTAGAGGTTTTTGCTTCTTGTTCATGACTCTTTCTCAACGCCCACACCTTAGTCTTTCATATAATGCTTCTCAATGCATCTCAACATCGAACGACCAAAAAAGAggtaaaagaaaatcaaataacGAGAAATTCTCCTTGCTTATCGAACTACGGAAAGCTGTCGCCGAGGAAATCGATTCCCTCCTAAGCGAACAATGTTAAATCGACATGATCTTGGATAACATTAACGAACGATATTCTATTGGACTTGCCGTCAAAACCTTCCATACAATGAAGAAACTGCTAAAACCTGGCATTAACCTCGATGACGCTATCAAGAAGGAAGGAAAATAGGAAAAATAGTCAAAGATACCCCACCTTCAAGTCATTTCCTAAGAAAGGAAAAGACGCAAGTACACTAGGTAATTACCGTATGGCAGGAGTAATTGCCTCAAAAGGAGAGCCCAAGTAAGTCTCCACAGCCCAAAGTAGGTACAACTACTCCTACCAAGGACACACCTCCAAAGGCACTTAAGCCTCCTAGAGTCTTTGACGACTTAGGAATACCTTTAAGTCATGTAATGAAGATTCAGAAAAAGAATCTCGTCAATCCACTTTCCCCAAGAACAAACATACCATTCTTGGGAAAGTATGAGAACGATTGGTGTGACTATCACCAAGCAAAGGACCACACTACTGATAGTTGTAGTGCCCTCAAACACTTGTTCCAGGACTTAATCTATCAAAACGTGATCACCAAGCCAAAATAGTAAAGAATCCGCTACCGAATCATAAAGTCAATATGCTCCCCACTAACGAAGCATCTCTTGGCGACAATGTGTTACTGGACCTTATCCATAACACTGAACTAGAGATCAACATGATCGATTCCTGGCCCAAAGAGAAGTTCAAAGCCTGCTCCGGTGAGACTTCTAAATGGTGGAAGTCAAACACGACTGCCCACATCTATACCCCGATTGACATCGCAACAATGCGTGGTAGAATGGATTTTCAACCCAGTTTCATGAAAACCGCACCAACCAATGTGCCATCCACCACCCAACTTCATGTGGGAACCAAAAAGAATGATGAGCCTAGAGCTCTTAACTTAGGAGACAACCTCCTCAATTAATTGAAAAGGACAAATCCTAACATTTCTATCTAGGAAATCCTAATATACTTTATTGAGCATAGGAAAGCAGTCTTCAATGAGTTAAGCTAGACCAATGTCCATGCTAACACCACCCTTTAAGAACTAGTTGGGATCATATTTGCCAGTTCACAACACAACATGATTGACTTCGAAGACAAGGATATTCCATCAGCCGAACCAAATTATAAAAAGCCCTCTACATTTATGTGCAAATGGAGGAAAATACcgttataatgattttgatagaCAATGGATTCGCTCTCAACATATGTCCTTAGAGGAATCTTGAGAAGATATATATAGCCTGAGAGAAGATCATACCATCCGACCTGTGTGTTAGAGGTTTCGACAGCTCTCTTCGCGAGATAATGAGTTGTTTCAAGTGCACTATCCAAGTTGCCGACATCCCTTTCAGATTGACTTTTGTGTCATCAACATGCATCCTTCCTATAACTTGATATTAAGAAGGCCATGACTTCATTAAGCCAAGACTCTATCCTCTACCCTACATTAAAAGATCAGGTTCATTGCCAATGACCAAGTTATCACAGTCAATGACACAACTGACACCACAATAGTGTTTGGGTCCACCCACATCGATGCTCCGAGGTTGAACTAAACGGGTTCGAGATATGTCCAATCCTCTCTGAAGATATAGACTCATCCAAACACCCCAACTTTAGTACATTCAGCCTCCAttattttagaatgatacgCCAAATGAGATATTTCTCGAGCATGGGCTTAGGCCAAAATGCCAATGGCATGACGTCATTCCCACAACCATGTTATAACATGGATCGACACGATCTAGGATACATCCCTACAGAATTCGAAGAGATCCACAAGGAAAGGATATCCAAACGACACATAGCTATTCCACCAACCTTGAATGGACAGTTCATCTATGAGGGACAAAACACCCTATGCTTTGACTTCCCCGAACCATTTACCAACCCAAATTTACAAAGACATTTTCCAGGTCTTGAAATCTTTTCAGTTTGTCCTTATAATCTTAACTCTTTTGTTTGCATGATTAGGAAAAGAATGGACTATTGGCGTGACGCCCTCTAAAACTTGGCTCGGAATTCCAAGATAACTACTCTAACTCAAGAATCTAGCTATCTCGATTATCAAGAAACCAACTCCCTTTCATCCATCGATTCTATGATCGATGAAAGTAGAACTCTTTCTCCTCTTCTGTGTAGAGAGATGTTAAATACTGTACATTGCAAGAAACCCAAAGATAATGATCTTGTTGGATCATCTTCTCTTACATGAAATAAATCCCTCGATATAATAAAAGAAGTAGATTTCGAATCTATGAGTAAAAGTGATATTTTCTTTTACTCTAATTTAAACTTTGAAATCAAACACTTCTTAGAAACTGAGGATGAGATTGTCTCCACAGCGGAAGAGacaatcaaaatcaatttaaacacgGACGACGTTCCTCAAATCGTACTAATTGGCCAAAGTTTAAACCCCCAAGAGTGTTTGGAAATTGTTGAGATACTGAAAGTCAACAAATACTTCTTTGCCTGGTCATTTAAGGACATGCCGATCATTGATTCAAGGATCACACAACATCATATTCCTCGATATCCTAACACTAAGCCTATGAAGTAAAAGCTCAGACGGATGAAATAGGAAGTCGTAAATAAAATTCAAGAGGAAGTCCAAAAGAAACTCGATGCTGGATTCCTTAAGGTAGTGGAATATCCTACCTAGATAACCAACGTGGTTCTTGTCTTGAAGAAAGACGTGAGACTACATGTGTGTAGATTATCGGGATCTGAACAATGCCAGCCTGAAAGACTATTTCCCGCTACCACACATTGACATACAAGTCAATCATGCCTCCAACCATGAATTGTTATCATTCATGGATGAATTCTTAGGATACAACCAAATCCCGATGGCCCCGCAAGACAAGGAAAATACCACATTCATAATAGAAGTTGGAACTTTCTGTTATAGGGTCATGCCTTTCGGTCTTAAGAACGTGGGAACCACCTATCAAAGGGTAGCCACCGTGATCCTTCATGACATGATCCATAAGGAAGTGTAAGTATATGTC is part of the Impatiens glandulifera chromosome 1, dImpGla2.1, whole genome shotgun sequence genome and encodes:
- the LOC124921301 gene encoding uncharacterized protein LOC124921301, which gives rise to MRKISAIVLLLWVMMYGFVSCKECTNQVSSHTLRYQMSINETLQKEMLIGHDHHYHLTPTDESAWSELLPVKDKEKGINEQVPWLMMYRKIKTPLYHHPGVDGNFLKEISLHYVRLDPESLHGQAQQTNLEYLLMLDVDSLVWSFRATAGLPTLGQPYSGWEDPSQELRGHFVGHYLSATAQMWASTHNDALKRRMTAVVSALSACQFFMGSGYLSAFPTSFFDRFEQVTYVWAPYYTIHKIMTGLLDQYILASNSQALKVVNWMADYFFNRVQNVIFKYSIERHWLSLNEETGGMNELLYRLYIVTGNKKHLLLAHLFDKPCFLGLLAVKADDISGFHANTHIPIVVGSQMRYEVTGEPLYKEIGMFFMDIVNSSHVYATGGTSVNELWSEPNRLASTLGNDNEESCTTYNMLKISRNLFRWTKEMAYADYYERALTNGVMSIQRGREPGVMIYLLPLGPGSSKATTSHGWGNQFDSFWCCYGTGIESFSKLGDSIYFEEGGDIPGLYIIQYISSSINWRSGQIMLTQKVQRFASFDPHLRVTLTASKCRAGVESTFHLRIPSWSYFYGSKALLNEENLALPSPGKFLSITRKWKSGDKITLELPFGLRTEAIKDDRPEYSSLQAVLYGPYLLAGLSNGDSDIKTSKMASLSDWITPIPITYNSQLISLSQQSGDTTFVFTNSNDTITLEKYPSPGTDAAVHATFRLIRTDSKISSGKAAIGKYVMLEPMDFPGKLVAQRGAGEELVVADYGVKGGTVFHMVEGLGGDMETVSLESDSERGCFVLRTGSDITLSCRSNLGDLKSVHAFEEAASFKMEGGISEYHPVSFVAKGANRNFLLSPLFNLRDESYTVYFNVHS